Within Spinacia oleracea cultivar Varoflay chromosome 4, BTI_SOV_V1, whole genome shotgun sequence, the genomic segment AGAACGTTGCTTTTTGGTGGTATTAGCGCCGGTTACAAGGGGGAGGATTTAGGGTTTTTCATTTCTCTTTTTTGTTGCAAAGTTATTGCTTAATTCGTTGTCCCTAACCCTAATATTATATTAGTATACAATAGAAGGACACTAGGTTAAATTAGGAGACTCAATTCTCCCCCTTGGCTGGCACAAGTCCCAATATGGGCTTGTTTTGCCTTTGTTCAACTAATGCTACACCATCATTACACTTCCTCATGCTCAAATTTCGTGTTTTCTATTTGTTCTTGCAGTCCTTTGTTACGCACAGGATATCTGTTCGGCCATCAAGTCAAGAATACCGTGCCAGTAATTGTAATTTATGAGTACTCTTCTTTTCCATTTCTATCATCTTCGGCAAGCATAGTTGTGgtcttttgaatttttttgactcCCTACCTTTCAAAGACAAGGCTGCAAGTATGTTGAATTCCATACACACTACCAGTGGCAGGGTCTcctgaattttattgtttttttgttGCTGTCTGTGCATATGTATGCAAACTGTGTTTCTATATTTATGGTACAGGCACAACTGATGAGCAAGTTTACTTGGGGCAATGGTTACTGCCGTCTTTAGGCTTCAAAGACAAGTTTGTAATCAGAGATGTAAGAAACATGCTTTGATGTTTTTACACAACTTACTGAAGCTTCTTTACTGAATCAATCTAATTTCAAGAGTAATTTATATAACTTATGCTATATTATACTTATCGTATTATCTACAAAGTCGTTTGTGTGCGCTCACAAAGTAGTTGAAGTAGTCGTGTTACCCTGTACTTTCTTCTTTAACCAACCACCAAATAAAAATGTTTGCTTGTGTAAATATTTGATAAGCGACACAAGAATCTGAATGTAGTTTGTTTACTAGAGAACTCTTGTCGAAAATCCTATATATTATTTCAAAAATAGTACTATTTCTGTTAAGAAAAGGTGACTTCTTGTTATTCTTTTGAACTGTGTTTCATCAAAAAGGATAGTGCATTTTGGAAGTTTGAGAATTTTGTCATACAACTAACTCTTGGTTTTATAAAAATAGAGAGGGGGAAAAAGGGAAGAAATACAGAGGGAAGgggttaaaaaaaaattcttatgTTTGCATCACGGTATCTTGTACGTAGTACTACGTACTAATTTTGTTATTTACATGCAGGTTGGCATAATAGCTGTTCCTTGATAGAGATATACAATGTCCAAGTTGTGGATGTTTCTGAAAGACCTCATGGTATTTTCTATGATCTTTACCTTGGATGATAAAAGAATGTGCAAGATATAATTTGAACTAAATAAAAAATAGGTCATTTACTTTTGTTTACCTTTGCATAGTATATAGTCTCATGGACATTGGACTTTGAATTAAGAGTCAATTGGGAAGAACCTCTTTGTTATCACAGGTATTCCATGTTTATCTGTTACGAACTGGAAATTTGTCCAGAAAATTGAAGGAAGAAGATGGTAACCAAAATTAGAAACTGGGAATGAAAGATAATACGAAGTACAATATTTTGAAGGCTTGTTCTCTCCCAAAGTGTAAAACAAAACCGAAGAAAACTCTCAGTAGTATTCATGATGCCTTTTCTCTCACTGAACTCCTTTTATAGCATTACAAGCTCAACAGACTTCTTTTTTCAAGTCTAATCTTACAACTAACTATGCATCACCTACTCTAGTACACTACCCCTTCCCTTAGGCTAGTTCATTACATTCTAACCCGAGAAGCTTCAGAGGTTGATGTTAAATTGTTAATGTTGATGTTGATTGCCAAAGAATGTAAAGTGGTtttactttttaaaataaattactgGATATGGAAAGACACTTTATTAGTTAGAAAAACTACAAGTACTTGTATTCAGTTATGCTCTATGCTTCTAAGTTACACCGTCTTTTATCTATATATCCATCCTCTTTTATTTACATCCTATGGCACTTTTAATAGGTGATGATGCAATTTCGCAACTGGTAACTACAGTCTTGGAAAGTAACGTTTTTGGACATCTAGCTCCTGGTATGACATGCAACTTTTCCAGGTACCAGGGACTGTTGTGCAGACTCGACCTGTCTTTGCTTGACCTTGGGCTTTAGGCAAATTGAGTACGTCAAGAAAAGCAGGATTATCAAAACTCGTCATAGAAAGATGCAAATATATGTATTAACTGTAAAGTTGTTGAATACTGAGCAGATATTTTGTAAATTGCAATCCTGTTGGTGTATAATTTTGTGTAAATTTAGACATTTTGGCCTACTAGGATAAAGAGACTAAAAATGAAATTGTATTACCAAGGAATTGGCAGCTTTTGAAGCAATGTGAAGTGAATATTTTCGGAGGATCAGAAACGAATAGGCTCTATCTTGGCTTTTTAGAATACTTGAGATTCTTGATTTATCCATACCGAGATGCATGTACAGCGGTCAAATTGGATCATTTTCACAACAGGGGAATGTTGATGGAACTTTTCATCTGGGGCAAGTAAAAGAAGCAACTATCTTTGCTGTGCAATGCCTTGTGTACCAAGAACAGAATAATCAAGGGAATATGTTTTGATAATTATTAACGTGTGATGTAGTACTTCTTCTACAAGAGGTTGGCCAACTGAATCAACTTTTTATATCTTTATATATTTCTGCCTTTTCTTAGGTTTTGGTGCTTGTTTGATATAATACCTCCTTCAGAATCCAAAGCTGTCAAATCGTGTGATACAGAAAAGAAAGACAGTTGCAGCAGGTTGATTCGGATCATGGAGAACAATGATGAACAGGCgaaacagcagcagcagcagcagcaggcaTCAAAGCAGCTTTCTATTGATTCAGATCACGCTTTCGCTATTGCGTTGCAAGAACAGGTTTTCCTCTTAGCTCCTTTGATTAATCCCTTTCAAATAAACTAGCAACAACATCTCATGCTATAAGTGGCTATGGCTGTTTGTCCACTTTAAGTCTAGATGACCTTATATCACTTTTTCAAAACTATGTACTCCGTATCTGGCAATCTCGCATTGCACGAGCCTGACTTTACATAAGTCTGCTAGCCTCTACGAATAAGTTACCATACATGACATGACCCCTTAAAAGTTACTACAAATTAAAGGTTACTTTTCATTAAAAAACTTGCAATACAATACAAAGTGTGAAAAAGTAATTGGTTTGTGCTAATGTGATTAGGAAAGTACATTTACAATGCTCGAGACAATTAGGAGTGATACAGATGATGAAactgaagatgaagaggaagaaaCCGGAAGTTCTTCGTCACATGACTTTGATGGTAACTTTGATACTCAAGAATTTTACGGTAATTCTTATTTGaggaaacttatttttttaaataaaatagataAATCATAGAAACAATCAAGTTTAAATTTGTTTAATAATGTATGATGTTGGCAGATGAATTAGAATTTATCGAGGAGGACGAAGAAGGTAGCTTCACCGACGAGGTCATTCCATTTTCTTCTAAAATTGTTTGCATAATTTTCTCCCTTTGAAAAATATACTAATCATATTAACCGTCAAAAATTGATAAAAACTTTGTTACCATCTTACAAGATGTTCAAATCTGAACTAgtaaagtacggagtatattttaaCACTTGTAATAATACCTAACACGTAAAGATTAATGTACTGTCTTGGAATACTTGTCACTACAATCACTAGTTCAAATTTGCTTGGATGCTATTACAAATAATATTTTCCATGATTATAATATTTCTCCCAATTGTCTAATTTATACTCCATAATGTTTTCGTATTAGCCATCATAATGGTTAATCTCATAACGTCAAACTTATTATTTTGCAGATTGAGGAGGATGAAATCGATCCAGATGAAATGTCTTATGAAGTAAGTCATAACCAAATATATTACACCATCATATACGATTTATTTTGTTTACGTTTATGATCTTATATTAAAATACTCTATTTCAGTTATGATCGTGCATCACTCTATACGACGTATTTGCTTAAAATCCTTAAAATTATAACGTTTTGACCAACATATTACCAACGCGAAACTTTAATCATTGGTGTTTAACCTTTTGTTGGTTAAAGTCAATTAAGTTAAAACTAACAATTACCCTAACATTCTATTAATTCATATGATTTTGGTTATATATTACAGGAATTAATAGCATTGGGAGAAGTTGTTGGAGAGGAGAGTCGTGGACTATCTATTGAGGAAATTACttcatcattgtcatcatgtGTTCATAAGTTTGTCGAATGCAAAACTACAATTGATAGGTGAGCTATGTCTATTtctatatttaaataaataatattaaattgaTTTTATACTTATTTTGCTTTTGTTTGCTATATTGTGGGCGGTAATTTTAATACTCAATTAGTTATTGGTCAATGaaacaatttttttattgaTGACATCAGCATGGCGTACGCGATCTTTCCTCATTGTTCCTGTCAGGCGGTCTTATACAAAAGTTGCCAAATAAAATTAGAGTTGACATCACAAACACAAAAATGTTTTAGCTCAGAGAGTAAATCCTTCACATGTTTAATAAGAGGTTGATTTCATATGTTTCCCGTGTaaatttccaaaaaataaataaaaatatatgttATTGATCCTTTAATCTAAGATCACTCGGTTCACTAAACAAGTTACAATCATTAATTCCATTAGTGTAGAAATAATCTTTGAAATAAATGACGCAAAAAGTAACAAGTAGGTGCACATAAGTGCATAACAGATATGTGGGAGTCCTTAACAATAAGGTTAAAAATTAAACTAGTTTTGACATAAATATTGATTGGGGAGATTATTTAATTTCGTAGGTGTGTAATATGTCAAATGGAATATGACGAAGGGGAGCAATTGGTTGCCTTGCATTGCCAACATCCATTTCATACGGATTGCATAAATCAATGGCTTCAAATTAAGAAGGTACGTAATATATCCTTATCCATACATAAAAGAAACAACTAGTTTATCTATAACTAATTGATAATGTTACATGTTGGGTCATACCTCTTGTTGGCTAGGGCCGACCCTAAACATGACCAATTACCCCAATTGGCCATGTGATGTTGTAATACACTTAACAGGACTAATTTGTTTGACTTAATTATTCATGTTTTTTCATCAAAAGAAAGATAAATAAACCCACCTACAAAAGATAGATGTGGGCAACAGTTTCAACTCTAGAAATATGAAAAGAAAGATAAATTGAGAATGAATTGATTCTGTAGGAAAATCTGCAATGTTTAACATTTCTAGTTTCATTACTTTGCATATTTGTTTGTACCCAAGTTTTCttggaagaaaaataaaaaaaatatctcgAATAATAAATTTTGTGTGTTTGATTGTAGGTTTGTCCAATATGTTCTATAGAGATTACACCACAGAACAAATCCTGACAAGATAAATAGGTTACTACTCTCCTGGATATAGCTTATTCCTGAAACTTTGTATTCCATTTATATTTGTACATTTATTTAATGGAGATTTCATAAGATTTTGAAGTCTCGGCTAGACTATGTAAAATTGTAAAtgtgaacatttattttaccCAGGAAAAATAATGAAATTATAGTGAAACACAAATAGATTACTTGTAGTGCtgtatactactccctccattctcttttgttcttcccctaaagaatgttgggtgtggtttaagaaaactgaatcttggtttgtattgggatatgagtaatgattgggtgtaagaataatgattgggtgtaagaaattgaataaagtaaagagagagaaagtatttaattaatagggagaaaagtagatattttattaaagtatTGAAATAAATCAGCATAAATTTTCAGTCACATGGGGTATGGGAACCATCTGCTGTTACATGGACCAATCAGAAACAATCATACAATGACTCACGTTTTTTTTGGCTGGAAATTTAGCCCAAACAATTGATTTTCAGTTTTCCCTCCAAATTTTtccccaaataaaaaaacaggggattttcattttccctccaaattttGAGGGGTTGAAATAGTGAATTCCCTTTATAAATAGGGTCACTTTCCCCCCACAAAAGACCAAAATCTGACTTTTACCAAGTTCAATAAATACAAGAAAAACACCAAAATTTCTTCCTCAATTCAGCATTAAATAGCAAAAAAACAGGGGACTtaatggcttcagatcaagaggaTGACTATTTCCTCGGATTTTCTGATGATGAAGGCTATGGCATTAACTCCGATTCTGACTCGGAGGAAGGTGATGATGCTGCTGACTTGGTACAAGCTTCTCAAAATACTGCTGCTGATTTTGGGGACTTTGGGTTTAATGAAGATGTACCAAACAGCACTGAATATGTACAGCAAGTACCAGAAGTAGAAGGGGAAGGGCAGCAGCAAACTACCAACTTTCAAGAGGtaccatttcttttttatttgaacTTTCCACCACCATCAGAAAATGCATCACCAATTCATCATCAAACAGCAACACAAAGAACAGATCATCATAAGCCTAGGACCCctagaataaataatgaattgaggCTTGAAATTTTGGTGTACCTGCTGAATAGAAAAATTCCAGATTCAGAAACTCTTTTGTTTGGGACAATAAGGGATGCAGCCATAGAATTTGATTACAACAGAAAAACCATAGGGTCAATATGGGACAAAGCAAAGAAGCAGAAGGCAGCAATGAATTCATATGTGGTGGAAAGTAAGTGTCACAAGTGTGGCAGGAAAAAGGTTCAAGTCACATATGACTCTATTGCACAAATAGGCATGGGGGACAGAACATGCATTGTAGATCTTGCAAGAATGCTGAATTTGGGACCAACAACAGTATGGAGGCTCATCAAGAGGAAAATTATTAAGCCACACTCAAGTCCCTTGCATCCAGGCATTTCAGAAGCATGCAAAATGGCAAGGATGAGGTGGGTACTCAGACTAATAATGGATTACACTATACCACAAGAACCAACATATTACAGCATGTATGACTtcattcatattgatgagaagtggttttatttgactcaaaaaaaccagagagtttatcttgcaaacaatgaaccctatccacatagaagtgcaagttcaagaaccaagataccaaaattcatgttcatggcagcagtagccagaccaaggtggggtgaaaatgggaattgtgaatttgatggtaaaaTAGGCATATTTCCATTCACAAATGCAGTTGCAGCCAAGAGGACATCAAAAAACAGAGTAAAGGGGACCATTGAAACAAAGCCAGTGAAGTCTGTGAATCAAATTGAAACAAGGGCAATGATGATCAACATGCTAATTCCAGCAATCAAGGCAAAGTGGCCACCACATGAAGGGGAAAAGGTCATCTATATTATTCAAGATAATGCAAAGGCACATATATTGCAAGATGATCCTGAATGGCAACTACACTACAAACAAGATGGGTTCACTTTTGTGTTGACTCAACAGCcagcaaacagtccagattgCAACATATTGGACTTGGGATTTTTCAGGTCCATTCAATCCTTTATGCACAAGAAAATGCCTAAAACTGTGGAGGACTTAAGTGGAGCAGTGTATGATTCTTTTAATGAGTTGCATCCTAAGACATTGTCTAATGTGTGGATGACATTACAGTTTGTgtctaatgagattcttaaacacaagggcaacaatgattaccaacttacacacaacaagaagaagattctagaagatgaaggcagactgccagagcaagtcaaggcacctatatgggcagttaatgaatgcatgcaactctatgatgaatgggaagcaaaccagtgaagcaaagagaaaacaattagataactttttgtgttttggggacatgtttttaaattgacaagtaaaaccaatgtgtcacttttgtaagcttaaatgcaagcataacatgtaggcaaaacattttgtaagcatatcttttggaagcatcaatGAATGAATCTCATGTTTAAGTTTAGTAAAGTTTTTTTTCATCATTCTTATTCACATCAATATAGACTAATCAATGCAAGGCAATAAACAAGGAAGAAGTACATaacaagaacaaggcagcattggcagaaaaagaacaaggcataagaggtaaggcagcattggcaaaactataaacaaggcagcattgggtaattaagaacaaggcagcattggcaaaACAAGAACAAGACAGCATTGGCAAACCAtgaacaaggcagcattggcaaGGCAACAAATAGGCAGCATTGGCAAAGCAACAAATAGGCAGCAGAGACAAGGGGACTTGCAAACATAAAGACCAGTCAATCTAATTGTTATTCTCAGTTACAAGTTGGTTTTCATCATTGAATCTTATGACATTAATATCCTCTTGCCTAATGGAGCAAATTACTAACACAATTTAAAAAGTTTGACTCCATTAAGCAAAGGATACTAAGGGCCTAAGAAACTCAGGACATACAAATTCACAACTATAAACACATCGGCTCCGAAGTGGAAAGAAAGAATCaaatcacatcattttcagatggaaattcttCCCACTCCGAAACCGATGCGTCAAGAGAAGTAAAATTTAACTTAAACAACCATTTCATCATTGATAACAAATGAaagacaaggcaagaacaaggcaGCAGAGGCAAGGTagtgaattacaacatgaatgaTCATTGAGACATAAAACTCAGGACATACAAAATcacaactctaaacacatcggcttcaaaatggaaataaataataatatcacatcattttcagatggaaattatTCCCACTTTGAAACCGATGCATCGAAAGatgtaattttgacaaaaacaatcaattcatcattgataacacatggaatatgcctcacataaacaaagaatcataaatatctcagaatgtccccaaaaatcattgaatcaaaccctttccaattaaacttagctcatgaaaaacatcatggatgctaatggtgcatgagtttgattgaaaaacatagggtttgacactcataaaatgaagactcatcacagatcacaaGGCATAAGTACAAAACTTTATCACATCACatctctaaacacatcggcatccaaatgaaaagaatgcatatcacatcattttcagatggaaattcttcccaattggatgccgatgtgccaaaagatgtaatggacaaggaaacaagaacaaagcagcaaaaacaaggaagcaatgaacaaggcaacatcattgaatcttagttaagttgttttacatcattgacagatttgtttctaaatgatttaCAACCTCATCACCAATTTACCAAAGGGGATACATGATCAATCAATGATGTGACATGATCTGTATTCCCTTTTGTAATTGGTGATGAAGGACATGTTTAGAATCAAATATCTCAGGTTATCAACACATACATCACAGAATATCAAcactaacatcattgaatatcagaAACACATTATACATGTTTTGCAAGACATGAATTGCCTCTCCCGTCTAATGCCAGTTTATATGTGAAGGATTCAATTTCATTGTATCCTAACACATTAAGACTGGCAAAAGACCGGAAAGCCAAAATAAATCATTAACACAACATATATAACATGACATAAGATCTcggaatgtccccaagcatcattgacacaaaccctatcccctaacacttagctccggaagagcatcaatgatgctaatggtgcacaagtgttattggaacattgggtttgagtctcaacaaatgaaagactcatcacagatcaagcataacaataacaatcaacaatgcatcagatcacaccatgaactgatcaaaacatagggtttgaacctcatcaaatgaaagactcatcacagacctcCACTGATTCATGGGACATGAAGCATTAAACAGATCATTAACATGTAGGGTTTAATTTCTCAGACATATTGACACACATCATTGATCAAGTAGTTTCAATACTATCATATTTTTAACGTTCTTCTGCCCAatggaatgattgatattcacatttgattgtgtgaaatgacattcactccgttgggcaaaagaagttaaaggaaaattattaaaacaaagatctcagaatatcaacaatcacatcattgaacatcacaaacctcctaatattgatctcagaatgtccccaagcatcattaaaacaaatccaaaccacaaacacttagcgcccgagaaatatcattactgatactaatggcagcacgagcatttgtggttagtaagacttgttcctcagcattaaaaagactcatcatcgatcACAATAAATAAAGGGACATTATATCATAAAGGGACATACTTGGACATTAAGCATTCAACACAAGGCCACACTGAGAGGACTGAAATAACTCAAACCCTATCCCCAAATTATATTCATTTCATGCCTTTACTAATCCAAAACATAGTTATACTGATCAAATCTCATACTCACCAAAGCATCATATTTATCATACACAAAACATACCATAAAACAGGGGACATTAAGCCATCAAATCATGTTCATCACACAGACAACATTCCACAAATTTTCAAAACCATATGGCAACACCATCATCCAATCATCATTATCAATATCATTATACCAACATCAACATCCatacaactaatcacaacatcatcatccaaacaacaacacccctggccaacaacagatcacagttgttggcatccaccttatgactccacagctagccagcattcaataaaattaaaaaagggAGAGAGGAGACAGACTTATCTAAGCATCATCAGATGCTGAAGCCGAGTTTTTTCCCTTTTCAACTTTCTTTGAGGAGGGATAACCAGATGAAAGTTGCCCTGGAGACCCAACAGCatcaccattctcattttcacactctccaacatacaccagatcaaatgaatcagacccacttggttccttgcaatcaataggggacaaacaacatgattagtgccatcataaaataacaggggaccatgaattaaaatcagatttaatcaaacaactcaaaataaagttccaaataatttcagatcaccATGGTTACCACATGCAATGAGATAAATGAGAGCAAACCACACAATAATTCCATTAAATTCCAACAAATATtgtaaaaatcaaaataaatttccaaatacatccagatcccatttttgaCCACATGCAATGAGATAAATGAGAGCAAACCACAAAATATTTACATTGTAATCCAACTAATTTTCCgaatacatccagatcccatttttacccaaaaaatttcaaaataaaatcccaaatacatccagatcccatttttaaccacatgcaatgggaaaacagatcaacaaaacacatgattattccgattttcttcaaataatttccaaatatatccaaataaaatcagaactcaattttaacaacatgcaatgagaaagcagagcacaaaataaaatcagaactcaattttaacaacatgcaatgagaaaacagagcacaaaataacataaaaagccCGATTGAATCCAACAAATCTccaaaaaattcgaaataatatCAGATCTGCATTTTTAACACATGCAATGAGAAATCAGAGCAACTAGCTTATCCAATAAATAATCCGAGTTCAATGAACAATACtccaaataaatccaacatttatcaaatcccacatttttagacatgcaaacaatcatcaaaccattttaataaaaccgACATAAATAACCCTaaataaatcgcaaaaaatcaaaagtaatacctcatcggaatctccttcaccgaaaaaacgtagatctgagggagtgggtttccgatcgtcatattttgactcaacctcctctcttggctccacttccctcttccgaaaccattctttcaaatagtttcgagtactcgtattttctttttgggccaaatacagattgtttttatattcgCCGGAGTAGGAATGCTCGTTATTGGGACAGTTGCACTTGGATCCCCAATCACAGTTGGAATCGGGGATTCTTTGACCGGAAGTTCCCACCCCAGAATCACCTCGAGTTCTAGACAAAGAAGAACCCATCACGTACCAGAAAAGGAAAGATCAACGACGATTAGGGACCAAAAAGGGGACAAAAATTAAGGGGATCTGCTCGGAATATGAATCCAAGTTATTTTTATGAAAGTATTTAGGCGAAAACGTTTCAGATTTGAGAGATTTGGAGAGGAAAACCCAGAACAGAGGCGGAAAACCTAGGGTTTTCTCAAGAACAGGGGAGGGattttaagagagagagagagagtgaaataagagagagagtgagatccgaagaggtgagagagagaaatcagaatgaGAGGTGAGAGAGTGAAAGGGAGATAGCGACGGGTTATAAAGGGGGTGGGGTGGGGTtaggttaaataattaaataaggtgagtggggtaaaagtgggtgggaaagggtagattcttagggtatttttggtaaatagtggggaatcttagggtaaattggtaaaaaaactatggccaaaaatagtaaagattcagtaggggaagaacaaaaagaaatgctaaaaaaggaaatgggaagaacaaaaaggaatggagggagtattacttaTAAGTAATTATAGCCCATTGTTTATGTATCAAGCATTATATAAATTCTTGTAAAAGACGGTCTAAACTGTCAGATTATACATTACATCACGTACATCCTGCACGACTGATAAGACTAGTGACATGTTCTGATTATACCTGTAAGTATCTGATACAGTCACCACAGTTATGGAA encodes:
- the LOC110802592 gene encoding E3 ubiquitin ligase BIG BROTHER-related isoform X2, whose translation is MENNDEQAKQQQQQQQASKQLSIDSDHAFAIALQEQESTFTMLETIRSDTDDETEDEEEETGSSSSHDFDGNFDTQEFYDELEFIEEDEEGSFTDEIEEDEIDPDEMSYEELIALGEVVGEESRGLSIEEITSSLSSCVHKFVECKTTIDSMAYAIFPHCSCQAVLYKSCQIKLELTSQTQKCFSSESKSFTCLIRG
- the LOC110802592 gene encoding E3 ubiquitin ligase BIG BROTHER-related isoform X3 yields the protein MENNDEQAKQQQQQQQASKQLSIDSDHAFAIALQEQESTFTMLETIRSDTDDETEDEEEETGSSSSHDFDDELEFIEEDEEGSFTDEIEEDEIDPDEMSYEELIALGEVVGEESRGLSIEEITSSLSSCVHKFVECKTTIDRCVICQMEYDEGEQLVALHCQHPFHTDCINQWLQIKKVCPICSIEITPQNKS
- the LOC110802592 gene encoding E3 ubiquitin ligase BIG BROTHER-related isoform X1, translated to MENNDEQAKQQQQQQQASKQLSIDSDHAFAIALQEQESTFTMLETIRSDTDDETEDEEEETGSSSSHDFDGNFDTQEFYDELEFIEEDEEGSFTDEIEEDEIDPDEMSYEELIALGEVVGEESRGLSIEEITSSLSSCVHKFVECKTTIDRCVICQMEYDEGEQLVALHCQHPFHTDCINQWLQIKKVCPICSIEITPQNKS